A section of the Phaseolus vulgaris cultivar G19833 chromosome 8, P. vulgaris v2.0, whole genome shotgun sequence genome encodes:
- the LOC137825003 gene encoding uncharacterized protein, with protein sequence MTGKDRKLALLELAKRRGAKGTGSSSSTTEPIAAPPLSVAPAEGPEPGKKRKRLVKASASSTAAAAASTEEESSGSPLVHRQRKRAAVEGASSLQPGEVEVVEVEEGSSPPPCAQPASEPSSLPSPGQQLPPTSQLPSSPPAGQSPGPPAHLAGGPPPPLPIPTATAEGGGSSLRPSTSGTNHENFSRVITLV encoded by the coding sequence ATGACGGGGAAAGACAGGAAGCTGGCCCtactggagcttgccaaacgtaGGGGAGCCAAGGGCACTGGTTCCTCTTCCTCTACAACTGAGCCCATTGCggcccctccactctcggtcgcaccagctgaaggccccgagccagggaagaaaaggaaaaggttgGTGAAAGCTTCCGCCTCTTCTACTGCTGCTGCTGCGgcttcaactgaagaggagagctcaggcTCTCCTCTTGTTCACCGCCAAAGGAAAAGAGCAGcggttgagggggcctcatctctccagcctggCGAGGTTGAGGTagtggaagtagaggaagggtcttccccACCTCCCTGTGCTCAACCTGCCTCAGAGCCCTCAAGTcttccttctccaggccagcagttgcctccaacttcccaactgccatcttcccccccagcaggccaatcacctggtccacctGCTCATCTTGCTGGgggtccaccaccaccactgccaatCCCCACCGCCACTGCTGAAGGTGGGGGGTCCAGCTTGCGCCCAAGCACTTCTGGGACCAACCACGAAaacttcagcagggtcatcaccctggtcTGA
- the LOC137825004 gene encoding uncharacterized protein: MHLAKQVVLSLEFSTQHRKQLALEKRVKDLEHDKESLRSDFEAAQGSVELMRGMVEKARREYLAQVQETIKTEILMGQAVSSLDCTVVELKAETSSLRQQNTQLLGELESAKEAAAAGEKRLEEVVGKLSEAASSLAAVTTERDVAEASRQELEVEKADLMNVGSVMDASKRMMLAKAMKEARAAKASASFVPAAVPIPPPTLSPPPSVTAEAPLSSSPSSPHSPEALPTPNSPPAIAGIPLAAASSPAPTPLDKGKRALEAKVTALEEKKETLERQNETYQTSLKQAQDSKAEAERQLAEALEFRADFYIREVTLQVQVTGLQELVKADAEVQKDLKDRCCEQADKMERMEGEMATQAKAMGHLQADYDKLQVEDSRLRVEKEALEKQVASGNAAIEELEKDKKALIQEMAGTFEEGFQEALAQAVCTNPGIDISSCDPTHHIVDGKVVPLEIDD; encoded by the exons ATGCACCTGGCCAAGCAGGTAGTGCTCTctctggagttttccacccagcatcgcaagcaattagccctggagaagagggtgaaggatcttgagcacgacaaggagtcactgcgaagtgactttgAAGCTGCCCAAGGATCTGTGGAgttgatgcggggcatggtggaaaaagctaggagggagtacctagcgcaggtccaagagaccatcaagacagagatcttgatggggcaagctgtTAGCTCCTTGGACTGCACGGTGGTGGAGCTTAaggccgagacttcctccctgcgccaacagaacactcagctattgggggagctcgagtccgccaaagaagcagctgctgctggggagaaaagacttgaggaggtggtgggcaaactgtctgaggctgcctcctcccttgctgccgtcaCCACTGAGAGAGATGTTGCGGAGGCTTCAAGGCAAGaactggaggtggagaaggctgatttgatgaacgtgg GTTCGGTGATGGACGCCTctaaaaggatgatgctggcaaaagcaatgaaggaggctcgtgccgccaaggcgagCGCCTCCTTCGTCCCTGCTGCTGTTCCGATCCCCCCACCAACTCTGTCACCGCCACCTTCGGTCACTGCCGAAGCTCCCTTAAGCTCAtctccgtcatctccacatagccccgaGGCGCTTCCAACTCCCAACTCTCCTCCGGCCATCGCCGGCATTCCCTtagccgcggcctcgtcaccggctccaaccccccttgacaaagggaaacgg gccttggaagcAAAGGTAACTGCTCTGGAGGAGAAGAAGGAAACCCTGGAACGCCAGaacgaaacttaccaaacctctctgaagcaagcgcaagactccaaagcagaagctgagaggcaactggcagaggccttGGAGTTCCGGGCTGACTTTTATATTCGGGAAGTCACCCTCCAAGTTCAGgtaacgggccttcaggaattggtcaaagctgatgcagaagttcaaaaggacctgaaggaccgttgctgtgagcaggctgacaagatggagcggatggagggggaaatggccacccaagCCAAGGCTATGGGGCATCTCCaagctgactacgacaaactacaggtcgaggacAGCCGGCTTCGTGTGgaaaaggaggctttggagaagcaggtagcctcGGGGAACGCCGCCAtcgaggagctagagaaggacaaaaaggccctcatccaggagatggcgggtactttcgaggaggggttccaagaagcTTTGGCTCAAGCAGTCTGCACGAATCCGGGGATTGACATTTCCAGCTGCGATCCCACTCACCACATTGTcgatggaaaggtcgtgcccttggagaTAGACGACTGA